The Synechococcus sp. RS9909 genomic interval GGCCACGCCGCTGATGACCTGACAGACGAACAGGGCCTGGAGGATCCAGGCCCGGATGCCCTGATCAGCTGGGCGGGGTTCAAAGCCCCACTAACCGATTGCAGGTGCTGTGAGCGCCACGGGTTGACTGTCGACCGCTGCCAGATCGAGCGGGAAGTTATGCACGTTGCGTTCATGCATCGCTTCGATGCCAAGACCGCCACGGTTGAGCATATCGGCCCAGGTGCTGATTACCCGACCCTGGTTGTCGAGGATCGACTGATTGAAGTTGAAGCCATTGACGTTGAAGGAGAAGCTCACCACCGCCATGGAGGCGAACCAGATGCCGATCACCGGCCAGGCCGCCAGGAAGAAGTGAAGGCTGCGGCTGTTGTTGAAGGAGGCGTATTGGAAGATCAGGCGACCGAAGTAACCGTGGGCAGCCACGATGTTGTAGGTCTCTTCTTCCTGGCCGAATTTGTAGCCCCGGTTCTGGGATTCCGCTTCGGTGGTTTCACGCACCAGGGAGGAGGTCACCAGGGAGCCGTGCATGGCGGAGAAGAGGGCTCCACCAAAGACGCCGGCCACACCCACCATGTGGAAGGGGTGCATGAGCACGTTGTGTTCCGCCTGGAGCACCAGCATGAAATTGAAGGTGCCGGAAATACCGAGGGGCAGGGGATCGGAGAAGGAGCCCTGGCCGATGGCATACACGAGCAACACGGCGGTAGCTGCAGCCACAGGGGCGCTGTAGGCAACGGCGATCCAGGGGCGCATGCCAAGGCGATAGGAGAGTTCCCACTCGCGCCCCATGTAGGCGTAGATGCCGATCAGGAAGTGGAAGATGATCAGCTGATAGGGGCCGCCGTTGTAGAGCCACTCATCGAGGCTGGAGGCTTCCCAGATCGGATAGAGGTGCAGTCCGATCGCGTTGGAGGTGGGCACCACCGCTGCGGTGATGATGTTGTTGCCATAGAGCAACGAACCGGTCACGGGCTCGCGCACGCCGTCGATATCAACGGGGGGTGCGGCGATGAAGGCGAGGATGAAGCAGATGGCTGCCGTGAGCAGGCAGGGAATCATCAGCACACCGAACCAGCCGATGTAGAGGCGGTTGTCGGTGCTGGTGATCCAGTTCTTGAAGGCATCCCAGGAGCCAACGCGCCTGCGGGACAGGGTTGTTGAAGACATGAGGTAAGGAAGACAGGATGGGAACAGGCGGTGAAGAAAAATCCTCCGATCGGCTGGGGGCTGAGCGGAGGATCACCGTCCCATTCACTTATAACAGTAGCGCAATGACGTGCAGATGGGGAGTTTTGGCGATGCGTACAAACGCTCAATTGTTCAGACGACCGGCCCAGGTGCTGTTGGCTCTGGTCCTCAGCCTTCTCGTGGTCCTGGGGGCAGTGGCCGCCACCAGCGCGGCCGCCCAGCGCTATCGCCTTCACGACCAGAACGGTGAGGCCTGGCTCGCTGTGGTGATCGAGACTGAGCCAGCGGATGCCATCCCCTGGCAGCTGCGGCTCACGGCCAGCGGCATGGACCAGCACCTGGACCACAGCGCCCCCCTCGCCCTGGCGGATGGCGTGGACCAGACCTGGTCGCTCAGCAACACCAGCGCCATGATGGTGCCTTCAGAGCAGGCCGCGTTACCGGCCGGTTCGGCCCAGTTCAGCCTGGAAGAGCTCGATCCGGCGCCCTCGGAGAGCCGTCCCCTGCTGTTGCACATCCCCCTGGAGTCGGGGGGCGAAGCCGTGATCATCAGCGACCCAGCCCTCACCGCAGCGTTGCATCGGGCTGGTGTTGCCTCGGATCACTGAGCCCGTTCTTCAGGCAGAAAAGCGCCATCCAGCACCGTTCCGCTCAGATCGGCGCTGCGCAGGCGCGTGTCGCGCAGGTCGCAGCCACTCAGGTCGGCACCGCGCAGGTCGGCCCCACTGAGATCAGCGCCATAGAGGCAGCTGTGTCGCAAGTTGGCGCCCTGCAGGTTCACCCCCTGGAGCAGGGCAAAGCTGAGATCGGCGGCAGCGAAATCGGCGCCGCCGAGATCGGTGAGCTGGTCGAGCCCGGAGCGGAAATCCGCTTCCACCAGGCGGGCGCCGCGCCAGAGGCTTCCGGCGGCCACCACGCCCCGCAGGCAGCAGCGGTGCAGGAAGGCGCCACTGAAATCGGCCTTCTGCAGGCGGGAGCCGGAGAGGTCGGCGTCATGCCAGGAGGAGCCCTGGG includes:
- the psbA gene encoding photosystem II q(b) protein, whose protein sequence is MSSTTLSRRRVGSWDAFKNWITSTDNRLYIGWFGVLMIPCLLTAAICFILAFIAAPPVDIDGVREPVTGSLLYGNNIITAAVVPTSNAIGLHLYPIWEASSLDEWLYNGGPYQLIIFHFLIGIYAYMGREWELSYRLGMRPWIAVAYSAPVAAATAVLLVYAIGQGSFSDPLPLGISGTFNFMLVLQAEHNVLMHPFHMVGVAGVFGGALFSAMHGSLVTSSLVRETTEAESQNRGYKFGQEEETYNIVAAHGYFGRLIFQYASFNNSRSLHFFLAAWPVIGIWFASMAVVSFSFNVNGFNFNQSILDNQGRVISTWADMLNRGGLGIEAMHERNVHNFPLDLAAVDSQPVALTAPAIG
- a CDS encoding DUF3122 domain-containing protein codes for the protein MALVLSLLVVLGAVAATSAAAQRYRLHDQNGEAWLAVVIETEPADAIPWQLRLTASGMDQHLDHSAPLALADGVDQTWSLSNTSAMMVPSEQAALPAGSAQFSLEELDPAPSESRPLLLHIPLESGGEAVIISDPALTAALHRAGVASDH
- a CDS encoding pentapeptide repeat-containing protein, which produces MAGFSALPTTVEELRDQLNSGQTRFPGLRLGEIDGVDLDLAGCDLHGGCFKEARFGHACLAGTNIEGCCFQQSLIWGADLSGVLAQGSSWHDADLSGSRLQKADFSGAFLHRCCLRGVVAAGSLWRGARLVEADFRSGLDQLTDLGGADFAAADLSFALLQGVNLQGANLRHSCLYGADLSGADLRGADLSGCDLRDTRLRSADLSGTVLDGAFLPEERAQ